The Streptococcus sanguinis genomic sequence TCCTTGAGATCAAGCGGCACCAAATCATATTCAAGAGTATTGGTGTCTAGGTAAATAGCCCGCTGGTCAGCTCCCATTCCGATAGCAAACTGGTCCATAATGCCAGAATTAACCCCGATAAACTCATTCTCAGTTAATTTACCGATTTTCACTAGGTCCAAACGTTCCAACTGCAAATCAAAGAGTTTCTCAGCAATGACACCCGCCAAAAGCTCCAGCGATGCAGAAGATGATAAGCCAGAACCATTTGGAATATTTCCATAAACATAGACATCCATGCCTCGGTCAATTGTATGGCCTGCCTCCTGCAGAAAATGCAGAACTCCTTTCGGATAGTTGGTCCAGTTATGCTCAGGCTCAAAGTGCAGGTTTTCCAGCGACACTTCAATAATCCCTTTTTCTTCAAAATTCCCTGAGAAGAATCTTAAGAGCTGATCGTCCCGCTTGCGAGCCGCTCCATAAGTTCCTAGAGAAATCGCAGCAGGAAAAACACGGCCGCCGTTATAGTCCGTATGCTCACCAATCAGATTGATCCGACCGGGTGAAAAGAAAGTGTGGTCCGCTTCTACTCCAAAAATCTTGGCAAAATCTGCGCGGACTTGCTCCGCTGAAATTAGGTTTGACATAAGCTAAACTCCTTTAAAATGAATAATCGATATTGTAATCGTTTTCTTGGTTTTATTATAACTGTTTCCGAGTAAAACTTCAATAAATTTAGTAAAATTTTACTAATTTTATAGATAGATTTTTTGTAAAAATCCAAACAGTAATCTGTCTGGATTATTTTATAAGGAGCAATAGATTAGAAAATATTGTCTTCCGTCTCAGCATCAAAGTAATGCGCCTTGTTTAGGTCGAAGCCAAGTTTAATACTGCTTCCGGTATTCATATGATCACGTGCATCAACTTTGGCAACAAACTCACTACCACCAACCGTACAGTAGAGGTGAGACTCCGCTCCAAGCAACTCAGAAACAGAAATCTTCGCAGTTAGAACCGACTCAGGGAAGGTTTCCAGAAAAGCTGGTTCCATGTTGATATCTTCAGGACGAATACCAAAAATCAACTTATTGCCTTCATAGCCCTTCTCCCGCAACCCCTTAAGATTGCCCTCTGGGACTTGGAGACTGAAGTCTCTGTTGGGGCCGACAAGACGGCCATCTTCCAGTGTCACTTCAAAGAAGTTCGTAGCTGGGCTGCCAATGAAGCCGGCAACAAACTTATTTGCCGGATGTTTATAGACTTCCTGAGGAGTACCAATCTGCTCCACTCGACCAATCGTTCCAGTTCCAGCAGGATTCTTGGTCGCTGACATGATAACGATACGATCCGCCAAGGTCATAGCTTCAGTCTGGTCGTGGGTAACATAAATAGTTGTTGCCCCGATACGGCGGTGAATCTTGGCAATCTCCGCCCGCATAGAAACACGCAGCTTAGCATCCAAGTTAGACAAAGGCTCATCCATAAGGAAAACCTTTGCATCCCGAACGATAGCGCGTCCCATTGCTACCCGCTGACGCTGACCGCCAGACAAATCAGCTGGTTTGCGTTGCAAGAATTCCTTCAAGCCTAGGATTTCTGCTGCTTCATTAACTCGTTTGTCAATATCTTCCTTGCTGTACTTGCGCAGCTTGAGACCAAAGGCCATGTTGTCATAGACAGTCATGTGCGGATAAAGGGCATAGTTCTGGAAGACCATGGCGATGTCACGGTCTTTGGGCGCCACATCATTGACCACTGTACCGTCAATAGAGGCAGTTCCTTCTGTAATATCCTCCAAACCTGCAATCATACGCAGCGTAGTTGATTTTCCGCAACCAGACGGACCAACAAAGACGATAAATTCCTTGTCCTTGATATCTAGATTGAAGTCTTCCACTGAATAGTGGTCGCTGTTGGGATATTTTTTATAGATATTTTTCAGATTTAATTCTACCATTCTTCTTCTCTTTTCTTATCTCTATTCAAAAGTGATAGCTTGGCCATTTTCACTAGCGCTATATGTCAATTCTTTGAGGTTGATAACTACTTGAGCAGTGACTGACTTATCTGCATTGCTACGGACAATCCGGAGGCTATTTTCATCCAATAGATTGACTTCAATAGTGCCATCTAGGTCAAAGGCAGCAGACTGGTTTCGGTAACGGAAAAGCTTGAGCAAGGCTTGCACAACTGGACGCTTGACTTCTTCAGCAATCTCCTCATTACTGTAATAATGACGGTTGATATTGCGACCTTCCTTGGTGTTTTCTAGCAGTTCAAGGTCATTTTTCCCAGCTAAGAAACCAACATAATAGACCTGTGGAATCCCTGGAGCAAAAGCCTGAATCAGACGGCTAATGAAGTACTTCTTGTCGTCATCGCCCAAGGCTGAGTAGTAAGTCGAGTTAATCTGGTAAATGTCCAGATTATTGTACTCAGCTGAGGAATACTTACGCTTGACATTAGCTCCAACCTTATATAGTTCATTGGTTGCAAAATCAATTTCTTCATCAGTCAAAATATCCTTAACATCAACAACCCCAATACCATCGTGAGTATCCAGTGTTGTGAATTGCTTCATAGGACTCATTTCAAGCCACTCGACTAGACGCTCTGCTTTACCACTGTATAGAGAATAAAGAGTTACCATCGGCAGCGCAAAATCATAGACAAAGTAGCCATGCTCTGCAATCTTGAACTGGATAGAATAATGCTCATGAATTTCTGGTAAAATATCCGTCCCAAACTCAGCCGCTTGCTGCTGGACTTTTTCTAATAAATCCCAGATTTCTGGCTCAACAAAGAAATCATTGGTATCTAACTTTTTGACCGCATAGGCAAATGCATCTAAACGAATCAGATCACAGCCATGCTCTGACAGTTGACGCAATGTTTTCTTGATGAAATCATTAGTTACCTGACTGCGAACATCTAGATCAATCTGCTCTTCACCAAAGGTGTTCCACAGATACTCAGTGCTTCCATCTGCAAAGACGATTTCCTGCTTAGGTGCCCGATCCTTACGCTTATAAATCAAATCAACATCAGCTTGCGTCGGACGATTTTCTGGCCAAAACTTATCCCAGCTGAGAAAGAGGTCACGATACTCACTCTGATCCTTCTTTTCCTGAAAATCCTTATAATACTTGGACTGGCGTGAGATGTGGTTGATCATAAAGTCAAACATGAGATAATATTTCTCGCCCAGCTTTTCTACATCCTCCCAGTCACCAAAGGCTGAATCAACCTCTTCATAGTCTACTGGGGCGAATCCCCGGTCACCAGTTGATGGGAAGAAAGGAAGCAAATGCACTCCTCCAACCGCATCCCCAAAATGCTTTTCTAAATTGTCATATAGATCTTTTAAATTCTCCCCCAGGCTGTCTGAGTAAGTAATCAGCATGGTCTTATTTTGAATAGCCATAGTCTTCTCCTCTAAAATCTTGTCTTCTATATCCTTTCCTAGCGGTTTTAGGTTTTCTATTTATTAGCTCTGTGCGAAAAACACGAATCTTCCAAGAGGCTGAAGCTTCATTTTCAGATCCCCTATTTTTCCACAGGCGTTACAAATTCAATAGTTTACGGATGTGGTTGCCTTTGTATGCACTGTGAGCTTTTTACAGTCTTTGTATCTTGAGCTTACTTCACAGCCCCGTTGCTCATTCCAGCAATAATATTGCGCTGGAAGATGAGATAAACGATAGTAATGGTGATAATCCCAACAACATAAGAAGCAAAGCTCGGTCCATAATCATTAAAGTATTGACCTGTGTAGTTATATTGGAAGAGTGGCAGAGTCCACATCTTGGAGTCTTTATTGAGTACCAAGAGAGGAAGCATGAAATCATTCCAGAACCAGAGGGCATTGATAATCATGGTTGTCGCATGCATGGGTTTCATCATAGGAAAGATAATCTTGAAATAGGTTGTAAACTTTCCAGCACCGTCAATTTCTGCTGCCTCATCCAGACTGTCTGGAATGGAAATCTTAATGTAGCCTACATAGAGAAAGAGAGTCTGTGGAACAGCGTAAGCCAGATAGAGGATAATTAATCCCCAAGTGTTGGCTAGTCCTAGCTTACTCATCATAACTGTAATAGGAATCATGATAACTTGAAAAGGAACGAAAATCCCTAAAATCAAAAGCGTATACATAATACCAAAAGCTTTTCTCTTAGACATATTACGAGCGATAGAGTAAGCAGCCATGGGAATAAAAATCATGACAACAGCCAAAGATAGAACCGTGATTACAATTGAATTCCAATAGTAGCCTCCGATACCATCAGCCAAAAGGCGTTGAAAATTTTCTAAAGTCGGTTGAGTCGGAAATCCGAAAAAATTATTAACGATGTCTTTGGTAGACTTAAAGGAACTGAATATCGTTGCTAAGAGTGGAATTAAAATGATAATAGACCCCAGTGTTAGCAAGATATATTTACTAAAATTAGCTTTTCTTTCTGCATTTTTCATCGGGCTTCTCCTCTTAGATTTCAAATTTCTTAGATACTCTCAACTGGATAATAGAAATAACCGCAATCAAGAGAAACAAGATAACAGCAATGGCATTGGCATAACCAAATTGATTGCTCTTAAAAGCATAGTTGTATACCAGAAGTCCTAGAGAGGTGGTCGCATTATTCGGACCGCCGCCTGTCATGGCAAAGACCTGGTCAAACGCTGTCAAACCACCTTTTAGAGCCAAGATAAAGACCATGGAAACGCTTGGTAGGAGATAAGGAAGTTCCACCTTCCAAAAGATTTGTTTGCTGCTAGCTCCATCAATTCGAGCTGCTTCTGTAATCTCAGTCGGGATAGACTGAAGACCAGCTAAGAAGATGATAATAGGCATGGCTACCCCTTGCCAAAGCAAGACGAAGATTGCTGCAAAGATTGCACCGCCATTCGTTCCTAGAAGGCTGGTTTTAAGAAATTCAATTCCTAAGGCATTCCCTATAGCTGGCAACCCGTAGTTAAAAAGTTGCTTAAAGATAAGAGCCACAGTCAATCCAGATAGGACAGCGGGGAAGAAAAACCAAGCTCGGAAGAAAGTTTTCCCCTTTATCTTCGAGTTGAGAGCTCGTGCTATCCAGATCCCCAGCATAATCTCACCAACTACCATACAGATAGTAATGATAAATGTAAAGCCTATTGCGTTCATAAACTTAGGATCGCTCATGAGGAGCATAAAGTTATTGAGTCCGACAAACTTATAATTATAGGTCAAACCAGTCCAGTTTGTCAGGCTGTAGAAGGCACCCTGAAACATGGGCACATAGAAGAATACAGCCTGTAGTACAAGGGGAACAAGGACAAAGAGCCAACCCCAATATTTCTCAATCAATTTTTTCATAGTGGATCTACTCCTACTCTACGTCTGCTTTCATCGGATTGAAGAAGGCATTTAGTGCTTTCGCCATATCCTCTTTGTTTCCAGTTGTAATATAGTTCCCAGTCAAGGTATAAAAATCACTTTCACTGGTCCAGTCTTGGGCTAGCCAAACGAGGTGTCGGTCTGTAAATGCTAGTTCAGCAAGACCGGCTAGCGGTGCATCTGAACCTGCTTCCTTGACACCTTCAATAGCTGTTGGTGAGCCGTCCACATCATAATATTTCTGCATAACTTCTGGACGTGACATATATTCAACAAAAGCATTGGCTTCTTTCTTGTGCTTACTACTTGACGAGATAGACCAAGCTAGGTCTCCTGCTCCAATGGTCAAGCTTTGTCCTTTTTGCTTTCCAGGGAAAGGGAAAGTTCCAACATTAAACTTAGGATCTTGCGCATTGATTGCTGTGATAGCCCAAGAGCCATTTGGAGTCATCAGGGCATCGCCTCTAGCGAAGGCACCGACAACATCAGTATAGCCTGCTCCCTGCCAGTTGGTTTGCATGGCACCTTTTTTTCGGAATAAATCTAACAGTCTGAAATCATCTTTAAGCACTGAATCTGAAGACTTGATGGCATTTGGCTTGGAAAAACGTAGGTAATCATTCGCTTCCTTACCGCCACCCGTAGAAGTGGCAAGAGCTAACTGATGATAACCATTCAAGGTCCAAGTATCTGCTCCTGCAATGGCAAAAGGTGTTTCCCCTTTTGCTATAATCGTATCAACTAATTCCTCAAATTCCTCCCAAGTCTCTGGAACTTTCAATCCCAGTTCTTTAAATTTATCTTTGTTGTAATAGATACCATAAGCATTAGCAGTATAAGGGATATTGTAAATCTTTCCATCTATCGCATATTTATCTGCGTAATGATTCTTAACTCGCTTGAGATAATCTTTATTAGATAAATCTTCAAAGTACCCAGCTTTAGCCCATTCTTGCAATTCAATAGACTGGGGATAGATATTGACAACATCAGGAACATCTCCAGCCAGAACGCGAGTTTTGAGTACTTCCCCAGCGTTAGGGACATTCACCACTTTCACATGCACATTCGGATTTTCTTTTTCAAAGTCTTTTGCAATCTCACGAAGGGTATCAACCATTTCACCCTTCTGATTGAAATACTCAATCGTTACCTTACCATCTGTTGACTCCCCTTGGCTGCTACAAGCTGACAGCCCCAAAAGGGACAGTCCTGTAATAGCAGCTAAGCTCATCTTTTTATACCATTTCATGGTCTAGCCTCCTTATTTTTTAATAAAATGCAACTGTCTGCTAAGATAATCTCCTTGCGGAAGATTCATAGTGATACCAGCATACATGAGTTCTGCACCTGAGTAAACTGCGCCATTTCCCTGCAGCTCATAAAGCCCTTCTTCCTCTAAGTCTTTTAGTTTCAAGGTTGTTTCCATCGTTTCCACAACTGATAAGACTCGGACATAGGTTACAATCGTTTGATCTTCATAGTTAAATTGAACTGCTGCTTCATTGGAGCCAACATCTGGATTGATTAGCCTATACTGACGCCCTAGCTGGACCACTGGCCGTAATTCTTTATACAACTTCACCTGGTCAGCAATCGCAGCTTTCTCTTCATCTGATAGACTAGTCAAATCAAGCTCATACCCCAGATTTCCCATCATAGCCACATGACCCCGAGTTGCCAGCGGAGTAATTCGTCCCATCTGATGATTAGGCACTGCCGACACATGGGCACCCATTGAAATAGTCGGATAAAGATAAGAAGACCCATATTGGATTGGCAAACGAGCTATGGCATCAGTATTGTCACTAGCCCAGACTTGAGGGAAATACCGCATCATACCAAGATCATTTCGTCCACCACCACCTGAGCAGGACTCAAATAAAATATTCTCATATTTCTCTGTCAAATATCTTACAATTTCATAAAGCCCCAAGATATACTTATGTGACTGCATTTTGGTCGCCAGATAG encodes the following:
- a CDS encoding ABC transporter ATP-binding protein; the encoded protein is MVELNLKNIYKKYPNSDHYSVEDFNLDIKDKEFIVFVGPSGCGKSTTLRMIAGLEDITEGTASIDGTVVNDVAPKDRDIAMVFQNYALYPHMTVYDNMAFGLKLRKYSKEDIDKRVNEAAEILGLKEFLQRKPADLSGGQRQRVAMGRAIVRDAKVFLMDEPLSNLDAKLRVSMRAEIAKIHRRIGATTIYVTHDQTEAMTLADRIVIMSATKNPAGTGTIGRVEQIGTPQEVYKHPANKFVAGFIGSPATNFFEVTLEDGRLVGPNRDFSLQVPEGNLKGLREKGYEGNKLIFGIRPEDINMEPAFLETFPESVLTAKISVSELLGAESHLYCTVGGSEFVAKVDARDHMNTGSSIKLGFDLNKAHYFDAETEDNIF
- a CDS encoding extracellular solute-binding protein; translated protein: MKWYKKMSLAAITGLSLLGLSACSSQGESTDGKVTIEYFNQKGEMVDTLREIAKDFEKENPNVHVKVVNVPNAGEVLKTRVLAGDVPDVVNIYPQSIELQEWAKAGYFEDLSNKDYLKRVKNHYADKYAIDGKIYNIPYTANAYGIYYNKDKFKELGLKVPETWEEFEELVDTIIAKGETPFAIAGADTWTLNGYHQLALATSTGGGKEANDYLRFSKPNAIKSSDSVLKDDFRLLDLFRKKGAMQTNWQGAGYTDVVGAFARGDALMTPNGSWAITAINAQDPKFNVGTFPFPGKQKGQSLTIGAGDLAWSISSSSKHKKEANAFVEYMSRPEVMQKYYDVDGSPTAIEGVKEAGSDAPLAGLAELAFTDRHLVWLAQDWTSESDFYTLTGNYITTGNKEDMAKALNAFFNPMKADVE
- a CDS encoding carbohydrate ABC transporter permease — encoded protein: MKKLIEKYWGWLFVLVPLVLQAVFFYVPMFQGAFYSLTNWTGLTYNYKFVGLNNFMLLMSDPKFMNAIGFTFIITICMVVGEIMLGIWIARALNSKIKGKTFFRAWFFFPAVLSGLTVALIFKQLFNYGLPAIGNALGIEFLKTSLLGTNGGAIFAAIFVLLWQGVAMPIIIFLAGLQSIPTEITEAARIDGASSKQIFWKVELPYLLPSVSMVFILALKGGLTAFDQVFAMTGGGPNNATTSLGLLVYNYAFKSNQFGYANAIAVILFLLIAVISIIQLRVSKKFEI
- the gtfA gene encoding sucrose phosphorylase; protein product: MAIQNKTMLITYSDSLGENLKDLYDNLEKHFGDAVGGVHLLPFFPSTGDRGFAPVDYEEVDSAFGDWEDVEKLGEKYYLMFDFMINHISRQSKYYKDFQEKKDQSEYRDLFLSWDKFWPENRPTQADVDLIYKRKDRAPKQEIVFADGSTEYLWNTFGEEQIDLDVRSQVTNDFIKKTLRQLSEHGCDLIRLDAFAYAVKKLDTNDFFVEPEIWDLLEKVQQQAAEFGTDILPEIHEHYSIQFKIAEHGYFVYDFALPMVTLYSLYSGKAERLVEWLEMSPMKQFTTLDTHDGIGVVDVKDILTDEEIDFATNELYKVGANVKRKYSSAEYNNLDIYQINSTYYSALGDDDKKYFISRLIQAFAPGIPQVYYVGFLAGKNDLELLENTKEGRNINRHYYSNEEIAEEVKRPVVQALLKLFRYRNQSAAFDLDGTIEVNLLDENSLRIVRSNADKSVTAQVVINLKELTYSASENGQAITFE
- a CDS encoding carbohydrate ABC transporter permease, whose translation is MKNAERKANFSKYILLTLGSIIILIPLLATIFSSFKSTKDIVNNFFGFPTQPTLENFQRLLADGIGGYYWNSIVITVLSLAVVMIFIPMAAYSIARNMSKRKAFGIMYTLLILGIFVPFQVIMIPITVMMSKLGLANTWGLIILYLAYAVPQTLFLYVGYIKISIPDSLDEAAEIDGAGKFTTYFKIIFPMMKPMHATTMIINALWFWNDFMLPLLVLNKDSKMWTLPLFQYNYTGQYFNDYGPSFASYVVGIITITIVYLIFQRNIIAGMSNGAVK
- a CDS encoding galactokinase, which encodes MSNLISAEQVRADFAKIFGVEADHTFFSPGRINLIGEHTDYNGGRVFPAAISLGTYGAARKRDDQLLRFFSGNFEEKGIIEVSLENLHFEPEHNWTNYPKGVLHFLQEAGHTIDRGMDVYVYGNIPNGSGLSSSASLELLAGVIAEKLFDLQLERLDLVKIGKLTENEFIGVNSGIMDQFAIGMGADQRAIYLDTNTLEYDLVPLDLKDNVVVIMNTNKRRELADSKYNERRAECEKAVEELNRKLSIATLGELDEWSFDEYSYLIEDENRLKRARHAVLENQRTLQAREALQAGALDKFGRLMNASHVSLEHDYEVTGLELDTLVHTAWEQEGVLGARMTGAGFGGCAIALVGKDAVESFKENVGRKYQEVVGYAPSFYIAEVAGGSRVLD